The Patescibacteria group bacterium DNA segment ATTGTTACACCTTGCCTAACGCCTTGCCTACTGGCAGGCAGGTTGTTAAATTGTTGATTACATTGCTAAATTGCTAAATTGTTACATTGCTAGCGATTTGACAACGCAACAATTTAGCAATATAACAATTTGATTAAGCTTACCAGAAGTATAAATTTTAGTCAATAGCACCTGTTTTATTGCTTGATTTTGATTTCTTCCATTTTAATCGACAAGAGCTTTGAGACCCCGCTATCACTCATGGTTACACCGTAAAGAATTCTAGCCTTTTCCATGGTAGCTCGGTTGTGGGTAATCATTACAAATTGGGTTTTGTGGGACAGTTGCTCCAAAATTTCGGCAAATCGAACAGAATTAGCCTCATCAAGCGCGGCATCAACCTCGTCTAAAATCACAAAGGGCGAAGGGTTGTTGGCAATAATAGCGCAGATAAGGGCAATGGAAGTCAAAGCCCGCTCACCACCAGAGAGCATGTTGATAGATTTAAGTTTTTTGCCCGGTGGCGTGGCTTCTATTTCTACGCCCTCTTTGATGATAGTAGCGCTATTTTGGTCTGCGAAGGAAGGGAGATTCCTTTTTGTATTCTTTGGGTTATCTCGGATTTTCTCTAATGAACTCGAACTTTCTCTGGCAGACTCGGAATCGACTTGAATGTCCGCTGTCTCAAGTTGAGGTTGGGCGATAACCTCCCGCGTAAAGATTAGTTTAGCCTTGCCCCCGCCAAAAATGCTTTTGAAAAACTTCTGAAATTCCTGATTAATTTTTTCAAATGAAGCATCAAATCTTGTCTTTATAATTTCTTCTAGTTTTTTAATCAGTTTTTCCAAAGACTCACTGGCTGTTTTTAAATCATCAATTTGGGAATCAATAAAAGCATATCTTTTTTTTGTTTCCTGATATTCCTTGATTATTTCCTTGTCAATGCCGCCGATTAGTTCCAGCTGGTGTTTAAGATTTTCTATTTTTTGTTTGGCGGCCTCGCGGAGTTCGTTTTCATTGATCATCTGGATAGACCCATGAGCCAGCTTATCAGGGCTGCCCAACTCTTGCCTGATTTCTGCTTCCAAGTTTTCCTTTTTGGTCTCGGTTCGGGCCAGCTGGACTCTGATTTCGTTTTCTTGGGTTATGCATTGGTTGAGTTCGGACTGTGATTTTTGAACTTGTTTTTGAGTAGCTACCAGCTCTTCCCGTCCTTTTTGATGTTCTTGATTAAAATTGTTAAGTCCTGATTGGGCCTTTTTGATTTCTTCGTCCTGTCTGTTGATTTCTTTTTCCAGCTCGCCGAGTTCTTTCTCTATTTTTTTAATATAGTTTTCTGATTCTTGTTTTTTTGTGCTTAAGCTTTGTTCATCCCCATCATTTTTTTGGATAGTTTGAATAAGCTGGCCTATTTTTTTGATAATACGCAAAGCCAGGTCGTTGATATTTTCCGTATCCTTGCTGTTTAACCCAGCAATAAGTTTTTGTTGAAGAGCCTTGATGTTCTTAAGATTTCCGAGCAGTTCTCGGGTTTCTTCAGTTGAAAGAGCCGTGCTGGAGACGGTTTGCGCTTGGAGCCTGCTTTTTTCTCTTTGCAAAGTCAGCTTGCTTTGGAGTTCGGATTGGGTTCGTAAAAGCTTGTTTTTTTCATTATTTAACTCGTAATAGTTTTGTTGAAGTTTTTGAAATTGGTTATCATTGATTGTGCTTTTTCCCAGGCCCTCCAGTCTTTCTTGCAAACTAGTTACTTTGCGCTGTGTTTCTTGGCGTTCGGCCGTAATTTTATATAGGTGTTTTTTTTCTCTAAGCCAGCTGGTATTGATATCCTGCCAAAGAGCGCTATAGTAGGTGACTTGCAGACCATGAAGTTCGCGCTCCATCTCTTCTCGGCGCTCCAGCTTTTTAACTTGCCTTGATAAAGAACGAAGCCTCGGCTCTATTTCCTGGATTAGGCGCCCGGCCTGGGATAGGTTTTCTTTGGTTGATTCCATTTTATTCGCAGCTTGGTCGCGTTTGAGCTGATATTGTTTAATACCAGCGGCTTCGTTTAAAAAATCTTTACGTTCTCCCGGGCTTGCAGAAAGCACGGCATCCGCCAGGCCTTGGCCGATAACACTGTATGATTTTTGGCCAAAGGAAAGCTCGGCCATAAGCATCAAAATATCATTAAGCCGAGCCTTTGTTTTATTGATAAGATATTCGCTTTCACCGCTTCTATAGATTTTGCGAGTGATAATCATTTCCGAATAATTGGCGGGGTTTATTTGTTTTTTAGAATTATCGGGCAAGGATATTTTTTTATCAGAATTGGTAAGATACAAAGAAACTTCGGCGCAGCCCAGCCGAGCCAGTTTGTTGGTACCAGAAAAAATAACATCCTCACCTTTTTTTCCGCGCAGAGTTTTTATGCTTTGTTCACCGGTGACCCAGCGAATGCCATCGGCAATATTGCTTTTACCGCTGCCATTAGGTCCGACAATAGCCGTGATATTAGATTTGCCGATTTCTAACTTAGGAAAAGTGAGAATGGTTTTTTTGGCGAAAGATTTGAAGCCTGACAATTCCAGTTTAGATAGGTACATATGGTAAGTTGGATAAATTTTATTTTGAGATTTTAAAAAAGTGAAAGAAATGAAGAAACAAGATCTTCGGCAAGCTCCCATTCGGGCCTGAGGGCCTCAGGGCCTCGAACGGCAGATTCTATCGAAAACAAGAAACAAGGACACAAACAAATTTCAAATTCAAATAACAGATTCCAAAGAGTTTGAAATTTGAGTTTTGAAATTTAGGATTTATTTGTAACTTGTATTTTAGTTAGATTGGTTATTGGTTAAGAATTTTTATCATTTTAACTTATAACTGTTCTAACTTATAACCCATAGCCCTTTTTATTATACCAGA contains these protein-coding regions:
- a CDS encoding AAA family ATPase, whose protein sequence is MYLSKLELSGFKSFAKKTILTFPKLEIGKSNITAIVGPNGSGKSNIADGIRWVTGEQSIKTLRGKKGEDVIFSGTNKLARLGCAEVSLYLTNSDKKISLPDNSKKQINPANYSEMIITRKIYRSGESEYLINKTKARLNDILMLMAELSFGQKSYSVIGQGLADAVLSASPGERKDFLNEAAGIKQYQLKRDQAANKMESTKENLSQAGRLIQEIEPRLRSLSRQVKKLERREEMERELHGLQVTYYSALWQDINTSWLREKKHLYKITAERQETQRKVTSLQERLEGLGKSTINDNQFQKLQQNYYELNNEKNKLLRTQSELQSKLTLQREKSRLQAQTVSSTALSTEETRELLGNLKNIKALQQKLIAGLNSKDTENINDLALRIIKKIGQLIQTIQKNDGDEQSLSTKKQESENYIKKIEKELGELEKEINRQDEEIKKAQSGLNNFNQEHQKGREELVATQKQVQKSQSELNQCITQENEIRVQLARTETKKENLEAEIRQELGSPDKLAHGSIQMINENELREAAKQKIENLKHQLELIGGIDKEIIKEYQETKKRYAFIDSQIDDLKTASESLEKLIKKLEEIIKTRFDASFEKINQEFQKFFKSIFGGGKAKLIFTREVIAQPQLETADIQVDSESARESSSSLEKIRDNPKNTKRNLPSFADQNSATIIKEGVEIEATPPGKKLKSINMLSGGERALTSIALICAIIANNPSPFVILDEVDAALDEANSVRFAEILEQLSHKTQFVMITHNRATMEKARILYGVTMSDSGVSKLLSIKMEEIKIKQ